The following proteins are encoded in a genomic region of Ornithinibacillus sp. 4-3:
- a CDS encoding ABC transporter substrate-binding protein, with amino-acid sequence MGLNIRKGLFMIMFVSLLFAVACSSDTSDNNTNNEQEAGGTLNIAVDASPPSLDQPTSTATNARDTSRLIFESLVTTDSEFSPVPMLAESIETEDNQTFTFHLRQGILFHNGEEMIAEDVIASMERWLEKSSITGNIFNGATWTAEDDYTVVLELQSPSALVLDTIATSKQGAAIMPKEIVDSAPAEGVTEYIGTGPYKFVEWQQDNYIKFEKYEDYQPLDMEPDGLAGKREALVDEIYFHIVTDPSTRLTGLQTGEYDFVYGVPLDNYEQLQNDPNLETILEPEANNLLGLNNVEGPASDFKLRQAINTALDAETIMMAGYPNEDFYWLDSGYMDVHIANWASTAGSEYYNQNDMEKAKQLLEESEYDGEEFTIITTRDYFYLYNIGVVIQEQLKQLGMNVKLEVYDWPTMLDLRDNKLSEWDGFITSSTTVSTPPQLLVLSSSWAGGVNDDFVGEAMKAIETAPTIEEAHDLWDDLQLYVWEELLPAVQLGGNSTLYGSSSKVQGIETTSGPIFWNVTVSE; translated from the coding sequence ATGGGGTTAAATATACGAAAAGGGCTATTTATGATAATGTTCGTTTCTTTATTATTTGCTGTCGCATGTAGTTCAGATACATCCGATAATAATACGAACAACGAACAAGAGGCTGGCGGAACATTAAACATTGCCGTTGATGCTTCCCCACCTTCACTTGATCAACCAACAAGCACGGCAACAAATGCTCGTGATACATCTAGACTTATCTTTGAAAGTCTTGTGACAACCGACTCTGAATTTAGTCCAGTACCAATGTTGGCTGAATCCATTGAAACCGAGGACAATCAAACATTTACATTCCATTTAAGACAAGGCATCCTATTTCATAATGGAGAAGAAATGATTGCTGAAGATGTTATTGCTTCTATGGAACGTTGGTTGGAAAAATCATCAATAACAGGAAATATCTTTAATGGTGCAACATGGACGGCTGAAGATGACTATACCGTTGTACTAGAATTACAGTCCCCTTCTGCTCTTGTTTTAGACACCATTGCCACATCTAAACAAGGAGCAGCAATTATGCCAAAAGAGATTGTCGATTCTGCTCCAGCTGAAGGTGTCACAGAATATATTGGGACAGGTCCATATAAATTTGTAGAATGGCAACAAGATAACTATATTAAATTTGAAAAATATGAAGATTATCAGCCTCTCGATATGGAACCAGATGGCTTGGCTGGAAAAAGAGAAGCATTAGTAGATGAGATCTATTTTCATATCGTAACTGACCCTTCTACACGATTAACTGGATTACAAACGGGTGAATATGACTTTGTTTATGGTGTGCCTTTAGATAACTATGAACAATTACAAAATGACCCAAATCTCGAAACAATCCTTGAACCAGAAGCCAATAATCTATTAGGTTTAAACAATGTGGAGGGTCCAGCATCTGATTTTAAATTACGTCAAGCTATTAATACGGCTCTAGATGCAGAAACGATTATGATGGCTGGTTATCCTAACGAGGATTTCTATTGGTTGGACTCAGGGTATATGGATGTTCATATAGCCAATTGGGCAAGCACAGCTGGAAGCGAGTATTACAATCAGAATGACATGGAAAAAGCAAAACAATTGTTAGAAGAAAGTGAGTATGATGGTGAAGAATTTACAATCATTACAACACGTGACTATTTCTATCTTTATAATATAGGGGTCGTTATTCAAGAACAATTGAAGCAGCTTGGAATGAATGTAAAACTAGAGGTCTATGACTGGCCAACCATGCTTGATCTACGTGATAATAAGCTAAGTGAATGGGATGGATTTATTACGTCTTCTACAACTGTTAGCACGCCACCACAGCTTCTTGTATTAAGTTCTTCTTGGGCAGGTGGAGTAAATGATGATTTCGTTGGTGAAGCAATGAAAGCCATTGAAACAGCACCAACAATAGAAGAAGCTCATGATTTATGGGATGATTTACAGCTCTATGTTTGGGAAGAACTTCTACCTGCTGTTCAGTTAGGCGGTAACAGTACTTTATACGGAAGTAGTTCAAAGGTACAAGGTATTGAGACAACTTCAGGCCCGATTTTCTGGAATGTGACAGTTTCTGAATAA
- a CDS encoding IS1182 family transposase gives MKSHTNCTTQTTLPLEVIEEKVTASNPATPLFKPYDNRQSTVIFDIQDYIPTHHVARVVDEMVERIPKEQLYRYYSGGGRPAFHPKMMLKVILYAYSQKIYSCRDIEKMTKENLPTMWLAGMQTPDFRTINAFRGKRMKAMMDQLFETMILQLIEDQWITMENYFLDGTKIEANANKYSFVWKKSTVRWEAQLKQRIQETLAHIDTIAAQEELEISHSKEEATAEDLEAIANQLAEKVDALSEAIENTEESQLRKQLRSRRSTLKKPMKQIRENFLPRMEKYQTYQTILGDRNSFSKTDPDATFMRMKEDHMRNGQLKPGYNVQMATENQLIVDYSVHQRPNDTRCFIPHLEKLAASNLPMPQRIIADAGYGSEANYLYAIGEEKSPRFEFLIPYGTYLKEQKRAYKKDIKNFKNWTYRAHEDDYICPNNRRVVFKKYLNRKNRSGYVQSYKIYECESCLDCPLKPQCTKAKGNRQIFWNTIFEEMKAKAKAALESEEEAAIYAQRKVEVESVFGHIKGNRSFRRFSLRGIDKVHTEFGIVAIAHNILKIAELRRLLFRNFLQMKNKKRKMIYFSSSCFILGAYWTAPFSCVQMENII, from the coding sequence ATGAAATCTCATACAAATTGTACCACACAAACGACACTTCCTCTAGAGGTAATCGAGGAAAAAGTTACAGCTTCTAACCCAGCAACTCCCTTATTTAAACCTTACGATAACCGACAAAGCACGGTGATTTTTGATATCCAAGATTATATCCCTACACATCATGTAGCACGAGTGGTAGATGAAATGGTGGAGCGTATCCCAAAGGAACAGCTCTATCGTTATTATAGCGGTGGAGGTAGACCAGCCTTTCATCCCAAAATGATGCTGAAAGTTATTTTATATGCTTACAGCCAAAAAATATATTCCTGTAGAGACATCGAAAAAATGACCAAAGAAAATCTACCAACTATGTGGCTTGCAGGTATGCAAACCCCTGATTTTCGCACCATCAATGCGTTTCGTGGGAAGCGAATGAAAGCCATGATGGATCAGCTATTTGAAACGATGATTCTGCAACTGATAGAAGATCAATGGATTACGATGGAAAACTACTTCTTGGATGGCACAAAGATAGAAGCCAATGCCAATAAGTATTCTTTCGTATGGAAAAAATCAACCGTGCGATGGGAGGCGCAGTTAAAGCAACGCATCCAGGAAACGTTGGCACATATCGATACGATTGCCGCACAGGAAGAGCTAGAGATAAGCCATTCTAAAGAAGAAGCGACTGCGGAAGACTTAGAAGCGATTGCCAATCAACTAGCAGAAAAAGTAGATGCCCTTTCTGAAGCTATCGAAAATACGGAAGAAAGTCAGCTTCGAAAACAGCTCCGCTCTCGTCGTAGCACCTTAAAAAAACCAATGAAACAAATACGTGAGAACTTTCTTCCACGTATGGAAAAGTATCAGACCTATCAAACCATCTTAGGAGATCGAAACAGCTTTTCCAAGACAGATCCGGATGCCACGTTTATGCGGATGAAAGAAGATCATATGAGAAATGGACAGTTGAAGCCAGGCTATAATGTACAAATGGCCACAGAAAATCAATTGATTGTCGATTACTCCGTGCATCAACGACCAAATGATACTCGGTGTTTTATTCCACACTTGGAGAAGTTGGCAGCTTCTAACCTTCCGATGCCTCAACGGATCATTGCCGATGCAGGTTATGGAAGTGAAGCAAATTATTTATATGCGATTGGTGAAGAGAAATCCCCTCGTTTTGAATTTTTAATACCCTATGGCACCTATCTCAAAGAACAAAAAAGAGCGTACAAAAAAGACATTAAAAACTTTAAAAATTGGACCTATCGTGCCCATGAGGATGATTATATCTGCCCAAATAACCGAAGAGTCGTGTTCAAAAAATATCTCAATCGGAAGAATAGGTCTGGTTATGTGCAGAGTTATAAAATTTATGAATGTGAAAGTTGTTTGGATTGTCCATTGAAGCCCCAGTGTACGAAGGCAAAGGGGAACAGACAAATTTTTTGGAATACAATCTTTGAAGAAATGAAAGCTAAGGCAAAAGCAGCCCTTGAAAGTGAAGAGGAAGCAGCAATCTACGCCCAACGAAAAGTGGAAGTAGAAAGTGTTTTCGGTCACATCAAGGGCAATCGGTCGTTCCGTAGATTTTCTTTACGGGGTATCGATAAAGTCCACACAGAATTCGGGATCGTGGCAATAGCCCACAATATCCTGAAAATAGCTGAGCTTCGCAGGCTACTTTTCAGGAATTTTTTACAAATGAAAAACAAGAAGAGAAAAATGATTTATTTTTCTTCCTCTTGTTTTATTTTGGGGGCTTATTGGACAGCCCCTTTTTCTTGTGTACAGATGGAAAATATCATTTAA
- a CDS encoding alanine--glyoxylate aminotransferase family protein codes for MKMSLDHLVLRFPGPTPLPPSVERAMTLPMVARGPEMTEAIVSLSPKLKPIFGTKQEVAVMSGSGTASMETAIVNVTNSGDEVLVLVTGRFGELYASMCEAHLLHVHVLETEWGEAADPEAVKDYLKSHPNIKAVFATFCETSTGVINPMKDLAAVVHEYSDAVFIADGVSSVGGIAGNMDEWDIDILGTGSQKAMMTPPGLGFVAFSERAQEVAKQVTRGRFFFDYNKYIEQLAEGQSPFTPAVPLLNSLNASLDLMHEEGIENVFARHRLLSDMTRAAFKQWNIPLTASDETASPTITGAKADDFDVEELLAVVKKDFHIAIAGGLGKMAGKMLRIGHMGYCSPADALQYISALEIGLVRIGKKINLGEGIQAAQEVFLSTKKV; via the coding sequence ATGAAAATGTCACTTGATCATCTCGTTTTACGTTTTCCAGGGCCAACACCATTACCACCAAGTGTAGAGAGAGCAATGACCCTCCCAATGGTTGCAAGAGGGCCTGAAATGACAGAGGCTATTGTAAGTCTTTCTCCAAAGCTTAAGCCTATATTTGGAACCAAGCAGGAAGTTGCTGTCATGTCTGGTAGTGGAACAGCAAGTATGGAAACTGCGATTGTTAATGTAACAAATTCTGGTGATGAAGTTTTAGTACTTGTTACAGGACGATTTGGAGAATTGTATGCGTCCATGTGTGAAGCACATTTACTTCATGTGCATGTATTGGAAACAGAGTGGGGAGAAGCAGCAGACCCAGAAGCGGTAAAGGATTATTTAAAAAGTCATCCAAATATTAAAGCTGTTTTTGCGACATTTTGTGAAACATCAACAGGTGTTATTAATCCAATGAAGGATTTAGCGGCTGTTGTACATGAATATTCGGATGCTGTGTTTATTGCTGATGGCGTTTCAAGTGTGGGTGGTATTGCAGGAAACATGGATGAGTGGGATATTGATATTCTAGGAACAGGTTCTCAAAAAGCGATGATGACTCCTCCAGGATTAGGTTTTGTAGCTTTTAGTGAACGTGCCCAAGAAGTTGCAAAGCAAGTTACGCGAGGAAGATTTTTCTTTGACTACAATAAATATATTGAACAATTAGCAGAGGGACAATCACCTTTTACACCTGCAGTTCCATTATTAAATAGTTTAAATGCTTCTCTTGATTTAATGCATGAAGAAGGCATAGAAAATGTGTTTGCTCGTCATCGTTTATTAAGTGACATGACTCGTGCAGCGTTTAAACAATGGAATATTCCATTAACAGCTAGTGATGAAACCGCTTCTCCAACAATAACAGGAGCAAAAGCAGATGATTTTGATGTAGAAGAGCTATTAGCTGTTGTGAAAAAAGACTTCCATATTGCAATTGCTGGTGGACTCGGAAAAATGGCAGGAAAAATGTTGCGTATTGGTCATATGGGGTATTGTTCTCCAGCTGATGCGCTACAATATATCAGTGCCCTAGAAATTGGACTTGTAAGAATTGGTAAGAAAATCAATTTAGGCGAAGGTATTCAAGCAGCGCAGGAAGTTTTCTTGTCAACTAAAAAAGTATAA
- a CDS encoding zinc-binding dehydrogenase, which produces MKAFVYEYGKLKLKEMSTPVAKVDEVVVKLKVSGLNRRDLYIPNRLGPDKEALILGSDGAGVIEHVGAEVKDINVGDEVIINPALRWEKNSDAPPAGFDILGMPDHGTFAERIVLAANQVEKKPAHLTWEQSGVLGLAALTAYRATFTKGQLQKGQTLFVPGVGSGVATFIVCYAKHIGARVIVTSRSEEKREHALKVLGVDKAIDTNGDWQEELKGETIDLVIDSVGEATFNRSLEVLKQGGKIVVFGATTDDTVQLNLREFFYGQYQLIGSTMGSREEFKAMLEFIATHGIYPEIAKSFPLEQAEAAFQMLDKSEQFGKIALLIEK; this is translated from the coding sequence ATGAAAGCATTTGTTTATGAATATGGGAAGTTAAAATTAAAAGAGATGTCTACTCCAGTTGCAAAGGTTGATGAAGTTGTAGTCAAATTAAAGGTATCTGGGTTAAATCGCAGAGATTTATATATTCCAAATCGTTTAGGGCCAGATAAAGAGGCATTAATTTTAGGTTCTGACGGAGCTGGGGTAATTGAACATGTAGGTGCAGAGGTAAAAGATATTAATGTAGGTGACGAAGTAATTATTAATCCAGCTTTACGTTGGGAGAAGAATAGTGATGCTCCACCTGCTGGATTTGATATTCTTGGAATGCCTGATCATGGCACATTTGCAGAACGAATTGTTCTTGCTGCTAATCAGGTAGAGAAGAAACCAGCTCATTTAACATGGGAACAATCAGGCGTTTTAGGTTTAGCCGCATTAACTGCCTATCGTGCTACTTTTACAAAAGGTCAATTACAGAAAGGACAAACCTTATTTGTTCCTGGTGTTGGTAGTGGTGTTGCAACCTTTATTGTATGTTATGCTAAGCATATTGGTGCAAGAGTAATTGTAACTTCTAGAAGTGAGGAAAAACGTGAACATGCATTAAAGGTGCTTGGAGTCGATAAAGCCATTGATACAAATGGAGATTGGCAGGAAGAGTTGAAGGGTGAAACAATTGATTTAGTTATCGATAGTGTTGGGGAAGCGACATTTAACCGATCCTTGGAAGTATTAAAGCAAGGAGGGAAAATAGTTGTTTTCGGAGCAACAACAGATGATACTGTTCAGCTTAACTTACGTGAATTTTTCTACGGTCAATATCAATTAATTGGTTCGACAATGGGGAGTAGAGAAGAGTTTAAAGCAATGCTTGAGTTTATTGCAACACATGGGATTTATCCAGAAATTGCAAAATCATTCCCATTAGAACAAGCAGAGGCTGCTTTCCAAATGCTAGACAAAAGTGAACAATTTGGAAAAATTGCTTTGTTAATAGAAAAGTAA
- a CDS encoding DMT family transporter has translation MYFFMIVLCLIWGFNFVIMKLGNDFFPPGEFATLRFLTGAIVLILVCVWRKTPLPHKSDLKWLILCGFFQTAYFNIAIQISLNYISAGLTSVLTYSMPLFLSLMAHKWIPGERLAVKQTIGIIIGIMGLFIAMNIQSGGSVWIMLLGLSSAVSWAIANLLFKLKLKHSDTVQFTTWQMTIGALGLLMYTLLFEHGESQWGVVPVIYILYSGIIASALAFVMWNYILRRTEASKASMSLLLVPIMGVICGYIFLNENLSMVTMIGVFLVLLGIRFVNSPNQERKAQSARTS, from the coding sequence ATGTATTTTTTTATGATCGTTTTATGCTTAATATGGGGCTTTAATTTTGTAATTATGAAACTAGGAAATGACTTTTTTCCTCCCGGGGAGTTTGCTACACTAAGGTTTTTGACTGGTGCAATAGTACTTATTCTTGTATGTGTATGGAGAAAAACACCACTTCCTCATAAATCAGATTTAAAATGGCTTATTTTATGCGGTTTTTTCCAGACTGCTTATTTTAATATCGCTATCCAAATATCACTTAATTACATTAGTGCAGGTCTTACTTCTGTTTTAACTTATAGTATGCCGCTTTTTTTATCACTCATGGCTCATAAATGGATTCCTGGAGAAAGGCTAGCAGTAAAACAAACTATTGGAATTATTATCGGCATTATGGGACTGTTTATTGCGATGAATATTCAATCAGGAGGATCCGTATGGATTATGTTACTTGGTCTAAGCTCGGCTGTTTCTTGGGCGATAGCTAATTTACTTTTTAAATTGAAATTAAAGCATAGTGATACAGTGCAATTTACGACTTGGCAAATGACAATTGGGGCGCTAGGATTATTAATGTATACTTTATTATTTGAACATGGTGAATCTCAATGGGGAGTAGTGCCAGTTATTTACATATTGTATTCTGGTATTATTGCCTCTGCACTAGCCTTTGTGATGTGGAATTACATATTGCGACGTACAGAAGCGAGCAAGGCTTCAATGTCTTTGCTATTAGTACCAATTATGGGAGTAATTTGCGGATATATCTTTTTAAATGAAAATCTAAGTATGGTAACAATGATTGGGGTTTTCCTTGTATTATTAGGAATACGTTTTGTAAATAGTCCAAACCAGGAACGAAAAGCGCAGAGCGCCCGTACAAGCTAA
- a CDS encoding ABC transporter substrate-binding protein, producing the protein MRLINRKGILFLLLASLLLVVACSSNSSKDEDESTNENEESDEEITTGGILNIAMDAPPPTLDQPISTAAAARDASRLIFESLVTTDLEYNPVPMLAEKIETEDNQTYTFHLRQGVKFHNGKEMTAEDVVASMNRWMEKSTITGNIFTGATWTAKDDHTVVLELEVASALALDTLASSKQGAAIMPREIIESAPVEGVDEYIGTGPFKFVEWKQDQYIHYEKYEDYQPVDLETNGLSGKREALVDEIYIHIVTDPSTRVTGLQTGEYDIAYGIPYDNYDQIQNDANLETILEPGANNLLGLNNVEGPASDLKMRQVINTALDMDAIMMAAYPNKDFYWLDSGYMDVNIKNWASTAGSEYYNQNDPEKAKQMLEEMGYDGEEFRIMATRDYGQLYNLAVVIQEQLKQIGMNATLELYDWPTMLELRDSDTSAWDAFITASTTVSTPPQLLALSPTWGGGVNDDSVGEAIRAIETAPTIEEAQKLWDDLQLYAWEELLPVIPLGGNSTLYAHHEKVKGITNNTGLIFWNVYISE; encoded by the coding sequence ATGAGACTTATTAATCGAAAAGGAATTCTCTTTTTATTGTTAGCTTCTCTATTATTAGTTGTTGCATGTAGTTCAAATTCTTCAAAAGATGAGGATGAATCCACCAATGAGAACGAGGAAAGCGATGAAGAAATAACAACAGGAGGAATATTAAACATTGCTATGGATGCCCCTCCACCGACACTTGATCAGCCAATAAGTACTGCTGCTGCTGCGCGTGATGCTTCTAGACTTATTTTTGAAAGTCTCGTTACAACTGACTTGGAATACAATCCAGTTCCTATGCTAGCGGAAAAAATTGAAACCGAGGATAATCAAACATATACATTTCATTTAAGACAAGGCGTTAAATTTCATAATGGAAAAGAAATGACAGCAGAAGATGTTGTCGCATCCATGAATCGTTGGATGGAAAAATCGACGATAACAGGAAATATATTTACTGGAGCAACATGGACTGCTAAAGATGACCATACTGTTGTATTAGAATTAGAGGTCGCTTCCGCTCTTGCTTTAGATACACTTGCTTCCTCCAAGCAAGGAGCTGCGATTATGCCAAGAGAAATTATCGAATCAGCGCCAGTTGAAGGGGTCGATGAATACATAGGAACAGGCCCGTTCAAATTTGTAGAATGGAAACAGGACCAATATATTCATTATGAAAAATACGAAGACTATCAGCCTGTAGATTTGGAAACAAATGGGTTATCTGGTAAAAGAGAAGCATTAGTAGATGAAATTTATATCCATATTGTCACAGATCCTTCTACACGAGTAACTGGATTACAAACAGGCGAGTATGATATTGCTTACGGTATTCCGTACGACAACTATGACCAGATACAGAACGATGCAAACCTAGAAACAATTCTTGAACCAGGAGCAAATAATCTTTTAGGTTTAAACAATGTTGAAGGTCCAGCATCTGATTTAAAAATGCGTCAGGTTATTAATACGGCTCTTGATATGGATGCGATTATGATGGCTGCTTACCCTAATAAAGACTTTTACTGGTTAGACTCTGGATATATGGATGTCAATATAAAGAATTGGGCAAGCACAGCTGGAAGTGAATACTACAACCAAAATGACCCTGAAAAAGCTAAACAGATGTTAGAAGAAATGGGTTATGATGGCGAAGAGTTTAGAATCATGGCAACACGTGATTATGGTCAGCTTTATAATTTAGCGGTCGTTATTCAAGAACAATTAAAACAAATTGGAATGAATGCTACCCTTGAATTATATGATTGGCCAACTATGCTTGAGCTTCGTGATTCAGATACAAGTGCTTGGGATGCATTTATTACTGCTTCAACAACAGTTAGCACACCACCACAGCTTCTTGCATTAAGTCCTACTTGGGGTGGCGGAGTAAATGATGATTCTGTTGGTGAAGCGATAAGAGCTATTGAAACTGCACCAACGATAGAAGAGGCTCAGAAACTATGGGACGACTTACAGCTTTATGCCTGGGAGGAATTATTACCTGTTATCCCATTAGGAGGTAACAGTACCTTATATGCACATCACGAAAAAGTAAAAGGAATTACAAATAATACAGGTTTAATATTCTGGAATGTTTACATTTCTGAATAA
- a CDS encoding M20 family metallopeptidase: MGVSTTDHVREYIANQRETFTKISDYVFDHPELRFVEYKSTEFLASECEKAGFEVERGVANIETAFVATYGSGSPVIGFLGEYDALSGLGQVPDETSPKPDGNANGHGCGHNLLGVGAFAAACATKNYLEENNLPGTVKFFGCPGEEGGSGKTFMVREGVFDGVDIALTWHPADSNGIMSQSSLANYQVYFQFEGISSHAAASPHLGRSALDAVELMNSGVNYLREHVVPEARMHYAITNAGGISPNVVQPIAEVLYLIRAPKVKQVDDIFKRVVKIAEGAALMTETKMSIRFDKACSNYIPNRHLEKLLYNSLKESNVEEPTPEENAFAKGIWESLTPGEQESFLKMAENFGYNGDGSEFKGKYLSDLISPYTPSDQAMAGSTDVSDVSWVVPTAQLAAATCALGTPAHTWQMVTQGKSSFAHKGMLRSAEAMAKTAIHLLNNEEDLEKVQQEFAAFKAANPYTCPIPADVRPNILKID; encoded by the coding sequence ATGGGAGTAAGTACAACAGATCACGTAAGGGAATATATAGCAAATCAGCGAGAGACATTTACGAAAATAAGTGATTATGTTTTTGATCATCCAGAATTAAGATTTGTAGAGTATAAATCAACGGAATTTTTAGCTTCAGAATGTGAAAAGGCAGGATTTGAAGTGGAGCGTGGTGTGGCAAATATTGAAACAGCCTTCGTCGCAACCTATGGAAGCGGATCACCAGTCATTGGTTTTTTAGGAGAGTATGACGCATTATCTGGTTTAGGCCAAGTACCAGATGAGACAAGTCCGAAACCAGACGGGAATGCTAATGGTCATGGTTGTGGCCATAATTTATTAGGTGTTGGTGCATTTGCTGCTGCATGTGCAACAAAAAATTATTTAGAAGAAAATAATTTGCCTGGAACGGTTAAATTCTTTGGTTGTCCTGGAGAAGAAGGTGGATCAGGAAAAACATTTATGGTGCGAGAAGGTGTCTTTGATGGAGTTGATATTGCCTTAACATGGCATCCAGCAGATTCAAACGGCATCATGAGTCAATCAAGCCTTGCAAACTATCAAGTATATTTCCAATTTGAAGGGATTTCCTCACACGCTGCGGCCTCTCCTCACCTTGGACGAAGTGCGTTAGATGCTGTAGAACTTATGAATTCAGGAGTAAACTATTTACGTGAACATGTTGTACCCGAAGCACGTATGCATTATGCGATTACAAATGCTGGAGGAATTTCACCTAATGTTGTTCAGCCAATTGCAGAGGTATTATATTTAATTCGAGCACCAAAAGTAAAACAAGTTGATGATATATTTAAACGTGTTGTGAAAATTGCCGAAGGTGCTGCATTGATGACAGAAACAAAGATGTCCATTCGCTTTGATAAAGCATGCTCGAACTATATTCCTAATCGTCATTTAGAAAAACTTTTATATAATAGCTTAAAAGAATCAAATGTGGAGGAACCAACTCCAGAAGAGAACGCATTTGCCAAGGGAATTTGGGAATCTTTAACTCCAGGTGAACAAGAGAGTTTCTTAAAAATGGCAGAAAACTTTGGCTATAATGGAGATGGTAGTGAATTTAAGGGGAAATATTTATCCGATTTAATTTCACCTTATACTCCTTCTGATCAGGCGATGGCTGGATCCACAGATGTATCCGATGTAAGCTGGGTTGTTCCTACGGCTCAATTGGCTGCAGCAACATGTGCACTCGGAACTCCTGCGCATACATGGCAAATGGTTACACAAGGAAAAAGCAGCTTTGCACATAAAGGAATGCTAAGATCCGCTGAGGCAATGGCAAAAACAGCTATACATTTATTAAATAATGAAGAGGATTTGGAAAAAGTACAGCAAGAATTCGCAGCATTTAAAGCAGCCAATCCATATACTTGTCCAATCCCAGCTGATGTTCGACCAAATATTTTAAAGATTGATTAA
- a CDS encoding sodium:solute symporter: MSLLTLTWISTIVLSIFFICMSLAFRKKASTSFTNFAIAGGTLPFILLLFTDIATIMGVGNFVGHSSKGYEIGLANIPFVIGEQGAKIIFALVFAGFAAKFAYKTLAELMNDLLLRDKIARALVGLLTASIMIAWVGGQAKGMGALFSVFTGTDPTLMIVVFSGVFILYTMIGGMYSVVWTDLIQGSLLIAIAIWIYVKIFAKVNFSYSELKTRLADVGAGHLAEMTLSFGEVFTLFLTGTLGVLAAQVYWQRCFAAKKPKDASRAMFYSGIAAIILTCLATISGLVVKVTNPNLDPGQAISWLILEEMTQFVALGFFILIYLAAISSASSLLHSASVVITNDLIIPNTKARTDDFYIKFTRWCILLVGIVAVGAAVWSESIIDLFSLAYTMAGGGVIPVLIIGLLWKRKKQEAFNMGTQNSGVSVWGGRIGLVSGAAASLAFGILWGVLISSILTIILSLLIPTNRKPDLNEESITQP; encoded by the coding sequence ATGAGTCTATTAACATTAACTTGGATCTCAACTATTGTATTAAGTATTTTCTTTATTTGTATGTCACTTGCTTTTAGGAAAAAAGCCAGTACTAGTTTTACTAATTTTGCTATTGCAGGAGGAACTCTCCCGTTTATTTTGCTCTTATTTACTGATATTGCCACTATTATGGGAGTTGGAAATTTTGTTGGTCACTCCTCTAAGGGATATGAAATTGGTTTAGCCAATATTCCTTTTGTGATTGGAGAGCAAGGAGCAAAAATAATTTTCGCATTAGTATTCGCAGGGTTTGCTGCAAAATTCGCCTATAAAACACTTGCAGAGCTAATGAATGATTTATTATTACGTGATAAGATTGCCAGGGCATTGGTTGGTCTATTAACAGCCTCCATTATGATTGCGTGGGTTGGCGGACAAGCAAAAGGAATGGGTGCCTTATTTTCAGTGTTCACGGGAACTGATCCCACCCTTATGATCGTCGTATTTTCAGGTGTTTTCATACTTTACACGATGATTGGTGGTATGTATTCGGTTGTATGGACTGATTTAATTCAAGGCTCATTGCTCATTGCCATTGCTATTTGGATTTATGTGAAAATATTTGCCAAGGTTAATTTTAGTTACTCCGAATTAAAAACACGCCTTGCTGATGTAGGTGCTGGTCATCTAGCAGAAATGACCTTATCCTTTGGAGAGGTATTTACATTGTTTTTAACAGGAACCTTAGGTGTGCTTGCCGCACAGGTCTATTGGCAAAGATGTTTTGCTGCTAAAAAGCCAAAGGATGCAAGTCGAGCTATGTTCTACAGTGGAATTGCAGCAATTATTTTAACATGTTTAGCGACTATTTCAGGTTTGGTTGTCAAAGTAACGAATCCGAATCTTGATCCTGGTCAAGCTATCTCATGGTTGATTTTGGAGGAAATGACCCAATTTGTAGCATTAGGATTCTTTATTCTTATTTATCTCGCAGCCATCTCAAGTGCATCATCCTTGTTACATTCTGCGTCAGTAGTCATTACCAATGATTTAATTATCCCTAATACAAAAGCTAGAACAGATGATTTTTACATCAAGTTTACTCGTTGGTGCATCCTGCTGGTCGGGATTGTCGCTGTAGGGGCTGCTGTTTGGTCAGAATCGATCATTGACCTATTTAGCCTTGCTTATACCATGGCTGGTGGTGGCGTTATACCTGTTTTAATTATTGGATTACTTTGGAAACGGAAAAAACAAGAAGCATTTAATATGGGAACACAAAATAGTGGTGTATCCGTTTGGGGCGGTCGAATCGGCTTAGTTTCAGGAGCTGCTGCATCTCTTGCATTTGGAATTCTTTGGGGAGTTCTTATTTCATCCATATTGACCATTATTCTGTCTCTTCTAATCCCAACTAATCGCAAACCAGATTTGAACGAAGAATCAATTACACAACCATAA